In Candidatus Saccharimonadales bacterium, the sequence CGCAAGCGTGCTATTAACAACGGTGCTCAAGTTACCGGTGGAATGGCTAAAAACGTTAAGCGAGCACTAGGAGTTTAAGACAATGCGAGTAAAACGAGGCGTTGCAGCACGAGCTAAACACAAAAAGATTCTAAAGCTTGCCAAAGGTATGCAGCATAACCGTACGCGTTCATTCCGTCTTGCTAAGCAAGGGGTTATCCGCGCACTACAATACGCATACCGCGACCGACGCAACAAAAAGCGTGACCTTCGTGGTCTTTGGATCACCCGTATCAACGCGGCAGCACGTGAACACGGTGTCACGTACGGTAACCTTATCGCAGGCCTTAAGAAGGCTAATATTGAGCTAGACCGTAAGGTACTCGCTGAACTGGCCGTAAACGAGCCTAAAGCATTTGCCGCAGTCGTTAAATCTGTAAAATAATTAAACAACTCCTTACACCTAAAAATACTCCCAATTGGGAGTATTTTTAGTTCGACAGCCTATCGATAAGCCGGGTTCTGTCGTGAGTGATCATCTATCTAGCTCCTTGGTTGCCCAAGAAATCGAGCGGATAACGACCTACAGGCGGGCCACCCTTGACGTAGATCTCCTTGCAGCTAACAGGGTTTACCTCCTCCTCATGTCACCATGAGCAGCTGTGGGCTCTTACCCCACTCCTTTCACCCTTACCCCCCTAACGGAAGGCGGTATCGTTTCTGTGGCACTTTCCCTAG encodes:
- the rplT gene encoding 50S ribosomal protein L20 — protein: MRVKRGVAARAKHKKILKLAKGMQHNRTRSFRLAKQGVIRALQYAYRDRRNKKRDLRGLWITRINAAAREHGVTYGNLIAGLKKANIELDRKVLAELAVNEPKAFAAVVKSVK